Within Oncorhynchus keta strain PuntledgeMale-10-30-2019 chromosome 3, Oket_V2, whole genome shotgun sequence, the genomic segment acatacatcctacatacctacatacatacatacatacatacatacatacatacatacatacatacatacatacatacatacatacatacatacatacatacatacatacatacatacatacatgaccaaataaaccttattttacaaatTCACCAGCATCCAAGCAGCCTCCTTACAAACTCATGCCTTTCTCACAAGAGAGCGAAATGCATCTTGGTACAAGTGCGTAGGCGTTAATCAAGAGCCTGTTCCACCTCTAGCCGTCTTTATTCCCCACCCTAATAACGTTCCAGGAGTTATATCCATCGAGAGTGTCTTAAAATGGAGTCTCTCAACAGCAGTATCAAGGATTAAAGTCGGCCCCAGGAGACACCCGGAGAAGACTGATCAATAAAATGAGATTGCCTGTCGAGAATTTGCGGGCCAATAACCCAGGAAAAGCATTCCTAGACCTTAATCAACACACTAAACACATTGTGTTCAGAAGACAAGCGAGATATTGTCATTGTTCAGGTGTTACATCAAGATAAAAAGTCGACAACTCTTCATCTTAGGTATCGCTAATAGGGTTCCCTTAGATCTCACACAATTGGCAACAGATGACTGATTCGGCATTAGAAGAACTTGGCTGCTGTGGCTCATATTTCTGATTTCAGAGAAAACATCTGGTTTGCTTCTTAAGCTGGCTGGTTTTACTGTCACCGCCCCACAAAATAATATTATCTGTGTACAGAGATAACAGAGATGTGGTTATATGTATACTACTCATTCATTATTAATCTTATttatttgcatatttttttccatatatagtatatatatatatatatatatatattttaagttATTTGTTTTGCTATTCCAATTTGGTAGATCAGCAATGATATTGATAGGGTATAATGGTATTTTGATATTTCCTAGGCAGCGAGATTGTGGGGGGAAAATAGACCTAGTTGTAGCCCCAATAAGCAATTTCATCTGAAGGTTGGATTTCATCACTTTTCTCCCTCAGATAGAGGAATAAGTGGAGACAGAGAGCACAAAAAGATTCCTGAAATAGATGAAAATTACAGGGGAAAAGAGACAAAGAGGGTGTATTAACTCTTAATAACCCCCCCAGCCTTGGGCAAAACTAATATATCCATAATTCAATCAGTTATAAATAAATGATGCCTCTGTAGTTTAATACACCAACTGTCATCCCCCTCAGTGACAACATTAGATTGGACAGAATGATATGTCTTGATAAAGGGAGATTCACTCAAAGTTAGATTTTAAGGGCAAATTCGGTTTTGTGGTTACTTTATTTCCAAGTCATCAACTGGCATGCAGTAGAATTTGGAGTAATGGAAAATGTTTGCTCCACCAAGTGGATGAAACCAGAACTGTAatgataaacaaacaaacaaaacgaaAAACTAAATCCATTCAAAGCAATATAAAATTAACTATTCTTTTTTATTACATGACatctttttgttgttgcattgctAAACCAATGGCATATACAAACATTTCTTTCTCCCTTTGAAGTAATGAATCCTTAAAaaacatgaagaaaaaaaatattttagaattGAAGTCATTAAAAGTGCATACTAAAAaacgtgtttaaaaaaaaaaaattgacacTCATGCGCTTGTCCAAAATAAATAATGACATGCATTTTTACCTTTTACTCTATTGAAGTCCCATTCCACTCGAACATAATCATGATATGATTTGAAGCTTTTCTTTCGTTTTctgttgtactgtatgtagacCACCAAGGCTTAGTGCTCCAGAGCAAAACAGCCTCCCTACTTAAAATCACCATTACCATTCTACTCTTCATTTGAAATTGGTGCAAGGGTGGGAAGGGGAAGATATCAGAATTTCAACAGCTTAATTTGCGAGATTGAAACAACAATATACGTCTTACAATAGTTGAAATCTGCAGATATTCAATATAATATAAtctatcaaatacatcaaaacattaggaacacttgctCTTCCAGTGAtatagactgatcaggtgaatgctatgttcccttattgatgtcacctgttaaatccacttcaatcagtgtagatgaaggggaggcgaCAGGTTAAAGACGGATGTATAAGtgttgagacaattgagacatggattgtgtatgtgtgccattcagagggtgagggggcaagacaaaagattgaagtgcctttgaacggagtatggtagtaggtaccaggcacaacagtttgagtgtgtcaagaactgcaactctggGTTTTCactttcctgtgtgtatcaagaatgccCCCCCCAACGGACAGTccaccaacttgacacaactgttggaagcattggagtcaacatgggccggcatccctgtggaacgctttcgacaccttgtagagtccatcccccgacgaattgaggctgttctgagggcaaagggaggtgcaactcaatattaggaaggtgttcctaatgttttgtacactcggtgtatatGTGAGATTTTAAGGGTACTCCTTGGAAAGGACGATTTTGAACAAGGCAACAGAAGGCAGTGTGGTTGCAAAGGGAATGCTGATAAAGGTCAACCCTGTATCACCCTTTACTGTATCGTCCCACTTTGAAAAACATCTGGGAGATTATAGCTACAGCCAGTATTTAGATAACAGGTTCATGAAATATTCCACTGAAAATAATCTCGTATATTGTCTTTGGCTATTTGAATGAATGAATTATATAAACTAGTTGGGGATTCAGTCACTAAAACCATCTGAAAAGTACCTACTCTCAAACCATGACAAAGTGACATTTCACAATCAGACCAGTTGTTTCCAAATGTATTTCTTATATTTAGTTATTCGATGTTTGGTTGCAGAGGTCTATGGGGTAGCGTGTCCCTTAAATGGTTTGGAATCAAACACGAGTCAAATGAATACAATACAGAAATCATTCATTCGCAAGTGAGTTGATTTACTTTAAGGTGAAGGAGCAATACCTacaattcattaaaaaaaaaaggaTTATACTCTGAAGAAAATGTGCAAATAAAGCATTGAATGATGCCTAAACATGCTCTCTGATGCAGGCATTTGGAAAAATATACAGTTAGAAATATATACACATCCAAAAGTAGCAGTATTACTTGTGTGGACATTAGCAAGTGTTGCTTGCATAGTTTAATGCATGCATAAGCAATTTCATGCAAAGATTGCTGTCATACATTTCATCACGGCGATCACTTTTCTGAATCTAAGTCAGTGCATTCTACGCGGGAAATATGCTTGGTAGCGCATAAGCCAAAAATGTGCACAGGCACAAGCTGTGATGACACAGAGAAAAACAGAAAAGGATCCAAACGCACCATATATGGTGATCTTATAAAGACGTCCCCATGTATTGACTTTAGCAACGTCTTTGATGGCCTTGAGTGTATCTTTTTTTCCACGTCGACCCTGTGTTCGTCTTAAGGAATGTTTGCGAGATGTCTGGCAGTCTGAATGTGGTCCCCCTGTCAGGCCTTGACCACCCGCAGTGACAGTGGTCACCAGTCTGGGGCAGAGGTGAGTGGAGTTGTTAGGGCACTCTGGGGGGGGGGCTATTATGTCACACTATGATGTCACTACTATTCCAAAATCAGTACAACCAGAGGGAGAGTGAAGAACCACAGTCCCaaacattccaaaatcattgaTCGATGTCACCTTCCTTGTATATTTCTAATGGGTCCCTTTAATGCTATTGGCAGGTATACACACACCTCTAGTCCTGGATACTTATAATGTCCTACATAGGCTAGCAAAATGTTGTTGCACAATCACTAATGGTAAATTGGGATTATGTTATCATACTGGGAGTTTAAGTAAAATGAAAACCAAGAGTTGTTAAACTGGGATTATTCATTATGTAAATCTGGAATTGGAGTTGCTCAAACTGGGATTATCAGTACTGGACAACTAATACCAGGGAATTTGGGATTACAAATGTACCTGCATTGATAGCTCATAATATGAGATTTgacatatgttatttcatagtttagttttgacgtcttcactattattctacaatgtagaaaacagtaaaaataaaggaaaatccTAGAATGAGTTggcgtccaaacttttgactggtactgtcctATACTGACCTATACTGTATCAAATGAGCTATTAACTGGGATTATGATAGGTATTCGTGTTTGTTTCATGGCTCCATATATTTAGATGCTCTACCTGGTGTGGAATGTTTTGAACTATTTGAAAGTGGACCCAGAAGTTTTCAAAGTACAAAGAAGTCAGAGATGTAAAACACTGCTCGTTAACTACATCTGGTGACTGAGTAGTATTCCAtgtgtgatatattgtgtgaTTTACAGGGATTCTCATCCTGACACTGCTTAACAAACGCACTTGCTCGCTACACAAGTTTTTTTCGACGTCGGCCCAAGACGAACCTTGTCAAAGTACGCTAAAGAACCAGGTAAAAATGTCATTACATGTGCAGTTCATATAATAATCCATTTGATTAAAATCATTTTTCAAAAAAAGAATTAACAATCCATACAAAGTGCTTTGTTTCAATCCATTACTATATAATAAagtggacagggacagactgtcaTGTATGGCAGCTTGCAATCACCCGGGGCCAATGAAAAGCCAGAGGTGCTTTTCAAAAGTCCCTCCCAAAGAGGAGATGTAGTTCAATCTTTGAGACACCTTAGAGCACTTCAGCGATTGTTTTGGGCCCCCAAAGATATCTCACTTTGACTTCTGGGTGGTTCGTGAAGAATTGATGGGGATCTTTCGGGATGGCGGCAACCTCTTTTCAGGAGGTTTTTTCCCATTGGCAGAGGCTTTCTCCATTCCACCCGTCTCTGCTCCGGAAGACTTGGACTTGGCGGAGGACAGTATAGAGTGCTTGGCTGGGTTGGACGTCTTAGAGGATTCCTTGTCTTTGGCCGAGGGTGTGATCATCTGGGCCTCTGGGTTCCCCTGCTGGGCCCTCTTGGCTGTTCCATTCCCCGCCCCTTCTCCAGTCTCCTCCCCAGCCCCCTCTTCTGAGTTGCCTTTAGCCTCGCCTGTCCCTGCTTTGGCCGCCGTGGTTGGCTTTCCCCCGTCCGTGGACCTGCGTGTCTCTTTCTGCCTCAGGGCACTCTTGAAGAAGTTGAGTCCCTTTTCCTCCGTCTTGCTGTTCCTACCAGGTCCCCTGGGTGGCGCTGCTGAGGCCGCTGCCCCGCTCACACTGGACGATCGCAGGCTGGTCATGGAGGAGCTGCTGCTGGTGCTCCTCCCCCCAGCCCTGCTCTCCGCCCCTCGCCCCGCCCTACCTTCGCCCCGGCCAGCGGCACACATTTCTCCTCCCCGGGACACACCACTGGCCCTGGAGGAGGGACCACCGTGGTTCACCCCCCTCTCTGACACTGAGGTGGTCCGCGACGTCTCCCGACTGGCGCTTCTCTCGGCTGCTCTAGTTCTCGCTGATGCGGAGCTCCTCTCCACCGTCCCTCTAGGCGATGTCTTCCTCGGCGGGTGTGCCGAGGAACTCTGGGACCTGGGGGAGCCTCCCTTCCTTTGCTTTGCCGTTTCAGGGTGAAGTGTTTCTGGGGTCTGCAACGGCTCCTTTTTCGTGGGGGTGGCTGTTTTGGCTGAGGAGGTCTTGCTGTTTTTTTTGACTGCACCCTCGCTTTTTTCTTTGGGGTTGGACACTGTGGCCGCCACGCTCTTGGCTTGGGTTCGAGAAGGTGACGATGCGTGGGTCGCAGAGGAGGTGTGGGAGGGGGACGGGGAGGGCGTGGTCGGGTGCTTCTTGGGGCTCTTCTCGGTCTCAACAGTCTTTGCCGAGTTTCTCCTGGCCCcggcatcctcctctccccctgctcctcgtTGTTTAGGCTCCTTAGCGATTGCTCCTTGACCCGGGCTGCCTGGCTCCATGACCGTGGCCCCGTTACTGTTACCCCCTGCCGGGCTGGAGCTCCTCAGCTCAGCCTGGGGAATGGCCTTGGAGTGCACCTGCTCCAAGAGCCTTTTAGCCCCTGCATTACCATCCAGGACCAGGGGTGTCTTACCTCCAGCCCTTACCTCGGGTTTCGCCGAGCCGCTAAAGCAGGAGGTGGAGACCTTGTCATCAACCGCCTCGCCTATCCTCTCAAGGGTGGGCGAGGAGGAGTGGGACTCCAGGGAGAAGCGCGAGGGAGAGTTGGAGCGCAGATGGAGCTTGGTGGAGAGGGACCAGGAGGGCTTTGAGCCGTTCTCGCTGAGGGCCAGAGGGCTGGCCATGTTGGAGCGTGAGGAGAAGGTCTGTCTCTGGATACTCCGCACCGCCGGGCGGGTAGAGAAGCCTTCTCAACAGAAGGGAACAGAGATGTACAACTAAATCGTTGGTGTGGAGTGGAATAGACTGAGTGCATGTTCATCACCTCTTTTATCAGTGGGTTTCAAGCTAGCAAAGTCTGATATTATATAATTATATTACAGAATGATACAGATTGTTCAGCTTTGCAAAAACAACTGAAAGTAGGCTAATGTATAAATAAGGCTTGCAGTGTCATCGTAACAATATATTTTGTATCAATTTTAGTTCCAAGTACTATCATTGTGCAAACATATTTGATATAGCAGAAATACAAAATCTTGACAAATATGCATGAGAGGCTGTTTCTCACCATCGTCTTCGCTGCGTTCCCCAGTGAACTCGGCCGACTCCGAGAGGGAGGCCAGCGAAGTGCGTCTGGAGGAGCCAGATGAGGCCTGGCTAGGAGGACGACTCCCTATCAACCTGCTGATCCAGTGTTCACACAGAGACGAGCTGGTCGAACCTGGGACAAGTAAACAAAggacatatactgtatgtatacagtggaagtcgaaagtttacatacaccttagtcaaatacattgaaactcagtttcacaattcctgacatttaatcctaataacaattccctgtcttaggtcagttaggatcagcactttattttaggaatgttaaatgtcagaataatagtagacaatataatttatttcagcttttatttctttcatcgcattcccagtgggtcagaagtttacataccaaatactaattgagtgtagcattgcctttaaattgtttaacttgggtcagacgttttgggtagccttccacaagcttcccacaataagttgggtgaattttggtccattcctcctgacacagctggtgtaactgagtcaggtttgtaggcctccttgctcgcacatgatttttcagttctgcccacaaatgttctataggtttgaggtcagggctttgtgctagccactccaataccttgacttggttgtccttaagccattttgcgacaactttggaagtatgcttggggtcattatccatttggaagacccatttgcgaccaagctttaacttcctgactgatgtcttgagatgttgcttcaatatatccacataattctcctgcctcatgatgccatcttttttgtgaagtgcaccagtccctcctgcaagcaaagcactcccacaacatgatgctgccacccccgtgcttcacggatgggatggtgttctttggcttgcaagcctccccctttttcctccgaacataatcagaccagaggacatttctccaaaaagtacgatctttgtccccatgtacagttgcaaaccgtagtctggcttttttatgttggttttggagcagtggcttcttccttgctgagcggacattcaggttatgttgatatagggcttgttttactgtggatatagatacttttgtgccggtttcctccagtatcttcacaaagtcctttgctgttgttctgggattgatttgcacttttcgcaccaaagtacgttcatctctaggagacagaacgcatctccttcctgagtggtatgacggtatatacttgtatactattgtttgtacagatgaacgtggtaccttcaggcatttggaaattgctcccaaggatgaaccagacttgtgaatgtctacaattgtttttctgaggtcttggctgatttcttttgattttcccatgatgtcagcaaagaggcactgagtttgaaggtaggcattgaaatacatccataggtacacctccaattgactcaaataatgtcaattagcctttcagaagcttctaaagccatgacataattttaaaggcacagtcaacttagtgtatgtaaacttctgacccactggaattgtgacacagtgaattataagtgaaataatctgtaaacaattgttggaaaaagtacttgtgtcatgcacaaagtagatgtcctaaccaacttgccaaaactatagtgtgtCAACAAAAAATTTGTGGAGTGTctgaaaaacaggttttaatgactccaacctaagtgtatgtaaactaccgacttcaactgtatatatacatcaTAAATGTATATATTAGACATACAGTATAAAAATATTTATATGTGCACATATGTATATGATTTTAAATCACGTGTCTCAGTCGGGGAGGACATGACATCTACAGGGAGATTGGATGTGAGGCATAAACCAAATGAGACCCAGGTTTTCTACTTCATGGCTCCAGACTACGGAAGTTTAGTCGCATTTAGCAGGAGTTTAATACACTTCTTAATAATAAAGCACTATCAATGAACATGATGATTACTCATTTTTCTATTGCGTGATGCCATTCATTGTTTTTGATGCGACCAAAACAAGGGTTGTTGCCAACAAGTGAAAAAGTTAGTGGCACCAGTGCCACCAGGGGAAAAAGTTAGTGGCACCAGTGCCACCAGGGGAAAaagttagtctggagccctgtacTATCTATGACATTGTTGCATCTTGTTGTTTGAAAAACGTTGCATCCCATAGAATTATGGAatggtgcccccacacattaactctgtaccggtaccccctgtatatagcctcgctattgttattttactgttgctctttaattatttgttactttttttaaaaaaatttaaaattTATTCAGTGATTCTTTGGTAATTTATtatgaaactgcattgttggttagggcttgtaagtaagcatttcactgtaaggtctacaatgGTTGTATTCGTGACAAAtaccattttatttgatttgaagaatcatgaattaaatcgtttttttttaaaaataacaAATGCATATATTCTTACCTGCAACGGAGCTGTTAGCAGACCATGATGGGATGGTGGCCCGTCTTTGATAAAACAGTATGTAGGCGTTCTGCTTGCAGACGTCATCGTCAGATATGGCTTGGACATCGCTGTCATCAAAGCAGTACCACATGCCATCGATGGAGTTTTTACAGTGAGCTGCAGAAGAGGACATAATAAGGATGGGATAAAGAGTCAATTATCATGTTACCTGGATAATTCAGTGGATTTGAATGATTTGAGTTTCTATAAAAAAAGAGCAGGGATATCGATGCCAATCACATTTCGCTAgacatacagtgccagtcaaaagtttggacacatctactcattaaAGGGCTTTTTAAAAAcgataaaataacacatatggaatcatgtagtaatcaaaaaaagtgttaaacaaatcaagatacacagctttgcacactcttggcattctctcaaccagcttcgtgaaatgcatttcaattaacaggtgtgccttgttaaaagttaatttgaggATTTTTCCCCCCTTCTTAATGATTTTTAGCCAATcagatgtgttgtgacaaggtagctgtggtatacagaagattgccctatttggtaaaagaccaagtccatattttggcaagaacagctcaaataagcaaagagaaacaacagtccatcatgtCTTTAAGACCTGAAGATTAGCCAATGcgtaaaatttcaagaactttgaaagtctcttcaagtgcagtcgcaaaaaccatcaagcactatgatgaaactggctctcatgaggaccaccacaggaaaggaagacccagagttacctctgctgcagaggataaattcattagagttaactggacctcagattgcagcccaaataaatgcttcagaattcaagtaacagacacatctcaacatcaactgttcagaagagactgcgtgaatcaggcattcGTGGTTGAATTGCTACACAGAaaaccacttctaaaggacaccaataataagaagagacttgcttgggccaaaaaaacACAAGcattggacattagaccggtggaaatctgtcctttggtctgatgagtccaaatttgagatgtttgattccaaccgcagtgtctttgtgagacgcagagtaggtaaaccggtgatctccgcatatgtggttcccactgtgaatcatggaggaggaggtgtgatggtatggtggtgctttgctggtgacactgtgatttatttagaattcaaggcacacttaaccagcatggctgctgcgatatgccatcccatctggtttgcgcttagtgggactatcttcTTTGGCTATTTGAGAAGGAGAGtgatcaacccaattgagatggtttgggatgagttggacagcagaatgaaggaaaagcatccaacaagtgctcagcatatgtgggaactccttcaagacttttggaaaatcattccaggtgaagctggttgagagaatgccaagtgtgtgcaaagctgtaatcaatgcaaaaggtggctacattgaatattctaaaatctaaaatgtatattggtttgtttaacacttttttggttaccacatgattccatatgcgttatttcatagttttgatgtcttcaatattattctacaatgtagaaacatagaaaaacccttgaatgagtaggtgtgtccaaacttttgactggtactgtacatggagTAAGTGGCTTTCTCAAGGGCAGAACAGCATTGTAACCCCATTGGGATTTGAGTCAGCAACCCTGTCAATTTATAGCCCTACTGCTGCAGGAACATATTAGAGTGTGTGTCCATACGTGTGTTGTTTGCTAACCTGTGTAATGACCTCCCGCCATTGTCCCGTGGTGGTTACACACAGCGTACAGGTCATACAGGTAGTCCTCTGGGTCGCGGCCCATCCCGTAAGGTCGTCTCCATGGTGACCAGTGCGAGGGCAGGCTCCAGCTGCTCTGGCTCCGCTTGACCATATGGGGCGCCATGTCCATCCCGATCAGAGGaaacttcaccatgttctgcaTCTTCATCCTCCGGTCTCCGTCCTAAGAAGACAccatacacacacgcgcacaacAGCAACAAATTTGATGATGTTGGTTGAGGATGGAATGCTTACTATGCTAATGCAGATTGGTTGAGTTTATAATGCCGACTGAGCTTGTAAGAATGAAcataatattaatgttgacataCACTAGTAATACGATCTATACACGTGTACTTTGAATTAAATACTATTTTGAGTTTATTCCTGGGGCAATATAAGGCTAACTGAGCTTATCCACTTTGATTATGTAGTGGTATGAATGATGTTGACGTATAGTGTGGTggtctgtagtgtactgtacctgtctgaaGCGTTTGAGGTGCAGTATGAGGATGTCAGGCAGGGTCCAGAGGCTCAACTTGATGCTGCCCTGCTGTAGCTGCTTGCAGTGTGGGCAGCGCCAGGCATCATCTGGAGCAAGCTGAAACACACAGAGCGgagctctcaaacacacacacacacacgcacacgcacacgcacacgcacacgtaccTGTTCCTCTTTGGTGTAGAGCTGAAAGCACTGGGCGAGGGAGCACGTCTGAGGCTGCAGATGTCCGTCTTTCTGTTGACGTACACTCTCAGCATCTGGGATGTACTCGTCCTCGGTGCGTTTGAACAGACTGCAATCAGACACAACAAAATGCACAGTTCACACAGAGGTCACACAACAAGCTTCAAAGGAAACCATGAAAGGTCTATCGAATTGTGTTGACAAACAGAAACTAGGGAAACGTCTGACACCTCAGTCACAACTATTGCTTTGAATTCACATTCGCATTCTCTTCAAAGAGCAAAACTATTTTTCTCAACGTATGAGTGACTGCCAGTCAATGCTAAACAGCatagtgtttttttttgtctcattACACTTACTAGTCTTTTGTCTCTTTGTCCCATTCCACCACAATCTTGACATGTGGGGGGCCTCCTGGCCCACAAGATTTGTACGCTCTGCAGACAAACATTGGATAAATAGGAAACCAATGCATTGTTATCTTTGAGCCCTATGACAGCTCAATGTGGAAAACAGGGTACGCTACATGTGGAACAACAACCCAGACGGTTTAGCACGTGTGAAAAACCACGGAAGGGTTAAACAAAAGGCTAAACCCACTGAAAGGTTGAACCCTTGCTAAACTTAACTCTCGCTACCTGTCCTCTATCAGTGAGAGACAAGCGCCCTCTGGTGGCGCCGGGTGACATTACCTCTCCACAGAGGGGTGGCACAGTGGTTGCTCCTCTTGAGGTAAGAGATACGTGATTCCAACCACCCCCACTACACGCAAACTGAAGGGCCCAACCTGAGGGACAGCAATACGTTTAGTTACACCGTGTACGCGTGTGCCTGTGTTgaatgagtgtctgtgtgtggacaaCCTGCAC encodes:
- the LOC118365559 gene encoding ubiquitin carboxyl-terminal hydrolase 31-like isoform X2, whose protein sequence is MPPLEEENVPEGSSLPAAGSFVQELFQAQYRSSLTCPHCQKQSNTFDPFLCISLPIPVPHTRPLYVTVVYQGKCSHCMRVGVAVPLSSTVSRLRSAVAQETKIPSEQIVLTEMYSDGFHRSFCDDDDDLEIIQESDSIFAFETPELFRPEQIRSQRGSPHANLNQNNLKYGTDNNRLQVSTKMEESVTPPPSPNKTSVADKIILLVCNRACAGQQGRRFGHPFVLYLERNVTWDVLQKEILEKMRHLLRPGVFVQVGPFSLRVVGVVGITYLLPQEEQPLCHPSVERAYKSCGPGGPPHVKIVVEWDKETKDYLFKRTEDEYIPDAESVRQQKDGHLQPQTCSLAQCFQLYTKEEQLAPDDAWRCPHCKQLQQGSIKLSLWTLPDILILHLKRFRQDGDRRMKMQNMVKFPLIGMDMAPHMVKRSQSSWSLPSHWSPWRRPYGMGRDPEDYLYDLYAVCNHHGTMAGGHYTAHCKNSIDGMWYCFDDSDVQAISDDDVCKQNAYILFYQRRATIPSWSANSSVAGSTSSSLCEHWISRLIGSRPPSQASSGSSRRTSLASLSESAEFTGERSEDDGFSTRPAVRSIQRQTFSSRSNMASPLALSENGSKPSWSLSTKLHLRSNSPSRFSLESHSSSPTLERIGEAVDDKVSTSCFSGSAKPEVRAGGKTPLVLDGNAGAKRLLEQVHSKAIPQAELRSSSPAGGNSNGATVMEPGSPGQGAIAKEPKQRGAGGEEDAGARRNSAKTVETEKSPKKHPTTPSPSPSHTSSATHASSPSRTQAKSVAATVSNPKEKSEGAVKKNSKTSSAKTATPTKKEPLQTPETLHPETAKQRKGGSPRSQSSSAHPPRKTSPRGTVERSSASARTRAAERSASRETSRTTSVSERGVNHGGPSSRASGVSRGGEMCAAGRGEGRAGRGAESRAGGRSTSSSSSMTSLRSSSVSGAAASAAPPRGPGRNSKTEEKGLNFFKSALRQKETRRSTDGGKPTTAAKAGTGEAKGNSEEGAGEETGEGAGNGTAKRAQQGNPEAQMITPSAKDKESSKTSNPAKHSILSSAKSKSSGAETGGMEKASANGKKPPEKRLPPSRKIPINSSRTTQKSK
- the LOC118365559 gene encoding ubiquitin carboxyl-terminal hydrolase 31-like isoform X1, with the protein product MSKAATKEKKSFSKKLFRRGSVRSVGSFMNRVLRTLSTLSHFGNEEHQDEDKDDASSIPATTGGSVPSDDSDCGGFLFGDKVPGVAGLKNHGNTCFMNAILQCLSNTELFAEYLALEQYRGEDNSHGTNDKSTESNKPKSTNGVCIQRKGHQQESGEVTEQLSGLVRALWTFEYTPQHSREFKNVVSKSALQFRGNAQHDAQEFLLWLLDRVHEDLNNIVLPSSRPPRKPPLEEENVPEGSSLPAAGSFVQELFQAQYRSSLTCPHCQKQSNTFDPFLCISLPIPVPHTRPLYVTVVYQGKCSHCMRVGVAVPLSSTVSRLRSAVAQETKIPSEQIVLTEMYSDGFHRSFCDDDDDLEIIQESDSIFAFETPELFRPEQIRSQRGSPHANLNQNNLKYGTDNNRLQVSTKMEESVTPPPSPNKTSVADKIILLVCNRACAGQQGRRFGHPFVLYLERNVTWDVLQKEILEKMRHLLRPGVFVQVGPFSLRVVGVVGITYLLPQEEQPLCHPSVERAYKSCGPGGPPHVKIVVEWDKETKDYLFKRTEDEYIPDAESVRQQKDGHLQPQTCSLAQCFQLYTKEEQLAPDDAWRCPHCKQLQQGSIKLSLWTLPDILILHLKRFRQDGDRRMKMQNMVKFPLIGMDMAPHMVKRSQSSWSLPSHWSPWRRPYGMGRDPEDYLYDLYAVCNHHGTMAGGHYTAHCKNSIDGMWYCFDDSDVQAISDDDVCKQNAYILFYQRRATIPSWSANSSVAGSTSSSLCEHWISRLIGSRPPSQASSGSSRRTSLASLSESAEFTGERSEDDGFSTRPAVRSIQRQTFSSRSNMASPLALSENGSKPSWSLSTKLHLRSNSPSRFSLESHSSSPTLERIGEAVDDKVSTSCFSGSAKPEVRAGGKTPLVLDGNAGAKRLLEQVHSKAIPQAELRSSSPAGGNSNGATVMEPGSPGQGAIAKEPKQRGAGGEEDAGARRNSAKTVETEKSPKKHPTTPSPSPSHTSSATHASSPSRTQAKSVAATVSNPKEKSEGAVKKNSKTSSAKTATPTKKEPLQTPETLHPETAKQRKGGSPRSQSSSAHPPRKTSPRGTVERSSASARTRAAERSASRETSRTTSVSERGVNHGGPSSRASGVSRGGEMCAAGRGEGRAGRGAESRAGGRSTSSSSSMTSLRSSSVSGAAASAAPPRGPGRNSKTEEKGLNFFKSALRQKETRRSTDGGKPTTAAKAGTGEAKGNSEEGAGEETGEGAGNGTAKRAQQGNPEAQMITPSAKDKESSKTSNPAKHSILSSAKSKSSGAETGGMEKASANGKKPPEKRLPPSRKIPINSSRTTQKSK